Genomic DNA from Catenulispora sp. EB89:
ACTGCGCCCCGCGCCCGGTGCGGAGCGCTTCGTCAGCGACCTCAGCGACATCCCGGCCGCACTCCGCGACGAGATCCTCGCCGGCGCGGCGCTCATCCTGGAGGACCTTCCGGCCACGCCCCCGACGCTCGACTGGGTCTTCGTGAGCCCGGCGTTGAGGTTCGGCGCGCACGCGCCCGGCGAACGGCTCGACCGGTACCGGCTCGGCGACGACGTCGCGGTCCAGCCCGAGGACGGCGGCGCGATCTCCGCCGCCGACTACGCGCTCGGCTTCGTCGATCTCATCGACAAGGGCGAGCACCACCGGACCCAGGTCAACCTCGGCCACTGAGCGAAACAGCGAAACACCGGGCGGCTACTGACATGAGCGACCACATCCACCGCGGATTCCGGCCACGGAACCTCGATCTGCCGATCCTCGACGGGACCCTGCACGCGGACCTGCTGCCGCCGGCCGTCGCCCAGGAGGTCTCGGCAGCGCTGCGCAACCACCGCGACCCCTACGTCGGCGTCACCACCGACGGCACCCCGATCGGCGGCCTCTACCACCTCGAAGACACCGGACTGTCGCATCGGAAGGTCCTCGACGCCGCGTCCGCATACCTGGAAACTCTGGAGCAGCACCAACTCCTCAGCGCCCGCCTGCCGATGGACTCGCCGGAATGGCGGCTGTGGACCAACGCCTTCCCGGTCTGGACGCACCAGGGCCTGCGCCTGGACCGCGTCGAGCCCCGGCAGCGGGACGCCGCCCTGGCGCTCGTCGAGGCCAGCCTCAGCCCCGACGGGTACGCGGCCGTGCGCAACGCGATGAAACTGAACGGCGCGCTCGGCGAGCTCGTCCAGCGCTACAGCGACTCTCTCGGCGAGTACACGTACCACTTCACGCTCTTCGGCGAGCCCTCGGCCGACACGCCGTGGGGCTGGCAGCTGGCCGGTCACCACGTCGACCTGCACTGCGTCTTCGTCGGATCCCAACTCGTGCTCGCCCCGGTGTTCCTCGGCGCCGAACCGACCCGCGCAGGAGACCACGGGCCCTACGCGGGAGTGAGCGCCTTCGAACGGGAAACGGACGGCGGCCTGGCGATGCGCCGCTCGCTCACCGGAGCCCAGGAGGAGCGCTTCCTGCTGGGCGATTCGCTGCGGACCGCCGATCTACCGCCGGAGCTCGCCGGCCCCAACGGCCGCCACGTCTCCGGTGCCGGCCAGGACAACCTCGTCCTGAAGCCCGAGGGGATCAGCGGGAAGGAACTGACGCGCGACCAGCGGCGACAGCTGCTCGAACTCGCAGACGTGTACATCAACCGCCTCCCCGAGGGCCACGCCGAACACAAGCGCCGCCGCTTCCTGGACCACCTGGACGACACGACGTTCGCTTGGCGCGGCGGCCACGACGACACCAGCGCGTTCTACTACCGCGTCCACTCGCCGGTCCTGCTGATCGAGTACGACAACCACGCGGGCATCTTCCTGGACAACGACGAGGCCGAGCGGTTCCACGTGCACACCATCACGCGGGAGCCCAACGGCAACGACTACGGGAAGGACCTGCTCGCTCAGCACTACGCGCGCTTTCACGGCTGAGGCGCCCGGACCCTGACCTTCCCGTTCCGCCGCCGGTCAGACCGGCGGCGGAACTTCCTGCATGCATGTTCTGACAGGGAGTATCCCCTTTCTGCACCCGCATTCCCGGCGGCAAGCTGGAAGCACGACGGAACACGGCAGGGGGTTGCGAAACCCCGGTATCGCCGAACCGCTCGTCTTCTGGCTCTTTTCGTCTTTCTGCTTCTTGAGGAGGCACTGTGAATCGGCTGTGGAGTGCTCTCGCCGGTGTCGTCGCCGCGGTTGCGCTGGTGCTGGCCTGCTCCGGACTCGGCTCGGCGGCGGACGCCTCGGCGCCCTCCCACTCCGGGACCGGCATCGGGACCAGCACCGGCACCAGCACCGGCACCAGCACCGGCACCAGCGCCGGGGCCGTCGTCCTGGCGGACAGCGGCGTCGGCAACGTCACCGACACCGGCTGGGGCGGTGGGGGCAGCTGACGCGGTGAGCATGCCTCGGTCGGCTGAGCGACCGGGCCCCGGCCGGACGCGTCTCGTGCTGTTCTGCCTGGCCGCGTCGGTCGCGCTGGGCGCCGCCGCCGCGCTCGGGGGCGTCGTGGCCACACGGCTCGCCGCGGCCCGCAGCCGGAACCACCGCCGCCGGGCCCGCGAGGTCCTGGACGAGAGGTCCGGGGATCGCGGCTACCCCTGGCCCTGATGACCCCGACCGCCCCCGCCCCGCCGGCGAGCCCCGCGCCGGCGGGCCACCGAAGGGAGGAACGCCTCATGGAACGCCTCACGGACCCGCCCGCGGTCGTCTTCCGGATCCTGGGGGATCTGGCCGTCGAGATCGGCGGCCACGAGGCGGATCCCGGTCCGCACAAGCAGCGCCTGGTCCTGGCCATGCTGTTGTGCCGGGCCAACAGCGTGGTCTCCACCGACCTGCTGACCGACGCGGTGTGGGGCGACGAGCCGCCCCGCACCGCGCACAAGAACCTGCACGTCTACGTCTCCAGCCTGCGCAACCTGCTGCGTCCGGCGGGCGGCCCGGAACGCATCGTCCATCGCTCGGGCGGCTATGTGCTGCGGGTCGGGGCCGAGGAACTGGACGTGCTCCGCTTCAAGGAGTTCGTGCGCGCGGCCCGGATGAGCGCGACCGTCCCCAACGGGTCCGAGCACGCCGCCCGGCTCTTGGGCGAGGCCCTGGACCTGTGGCGCGGCCCGATGCTCGCCGACCTCGCCGACTCCCCGGCGATCCGGGCCGAGGCGGACGCCTGGGCTTTGCGCCGGGTGAGCGCGTGCGAGGACTGGGCCGAGGCCTGTGTCGCTCTCGGACGCGCCGCCGGTGTCGCGGACCGGATCGCCGAACTGGTCCGCGAGCATCCGATGCGCGAACGGCTGCGTGCGGTGCACATGACCGCGCTGCACCGGTCCGGGCGCCGTACCGAGGCGCTGGCCTGCTACGACGAATACCGGCGGCACCTGGCTGCCGAACTCGGGCTCGACGTCGGGCCGGTCGTCACATCCCTGTACCGCTCGCTGCTCGCGGACGGGGCGGCACGGTCGGGGGACCCCGTGCCGAAGCCGCGGCGCGAACGCCCCGACCAGCGCCTGCTGCTGCCGCCCGACCTCCACGACTTCACCGGGCGCGCGCGGCACACCGCCGAGCTGATGGAGACCGTCGGTGTCCACCGCCGCTCGGTGCACGTGTGCGGGCCGCTCGGCGTCGGCAAGACCACCCTGGCCGTCCGCACCGCGCACCGCCTGGCCGCCGACTTCCCCGACGGCTGCGTGCTGATCCGCATGCGCCGCTCCGACGGCTCGGCGCGCCCGGTCAACGCGCTGCTGGCCGACCTGTGCCGGGTCACCGGGACGACGATTCCCCAGGTCGACGACGAGGACGACGCCATCGCGCTGTGGCAGGCCGAAATCCTCGGCCGCAGCCTCCTGCTCGTCCTCGACGACGCGGCCGACGCCCCGACGCTGCAATCCCTGCTGCCCGGCCCGGGCGGCAGCGTCGCGCTGGTCACGACCCGCCGCGAGCTGCCCGGTATCGGCTCGCTGCAACGGATGGAGCTCGGGGCGTTCACGCCGACCGAGGCGCTCGACCTGCTGGCGCGGCACATCACCGGGCAGCGCGTGGCTCAGGAGCGCGGCGCTGCCGAGCGCATCGTCACGGCGGTGGGGCTGCTGCCGCTGACGGTCCGCCTGGTCGGCGGCAAGCTGGCGGCGCTGCGTCACCTCTCGCTGTCCGCCTACGCGTCCCGGCTGGAGTCCAGCGAGTGCCTTCTCGACGAGCTCGCGGTCGGCGAGAACACGGTCCGCCCCCGGCTCGCCGCGTGGTGGCAGGACCTCGTCCCGCACACCCGCGCCGGACTGCAAGCACTCAGCCGCCTGCCCGGCCCGGTCTTCACCCTCGCCGAGGCCGCCGCCGCGCTCGGCCTGCCACCGGACGAGGCCGGCCGCGCGCTGGAGCCGCTGCTCGAGCAACGCGAGCTGGACAGCCCGCTGGCCGAGGTCACGGCCCATGCCGTGCTCTACGAACTGCCGCTCCTCTCGCGCCTCTACGCCCGGACTCAACCTCTGTATGGCGACGAACGTCTCATGGGTGACTGTCGGGAATCCGACCGTCACCGCACATGACTGGTTGAAGGAGCACGTTCATGAGCAAGACCCGGGGAACCCGCGCGGCAGTGGTCGCAGGCGCCTGCGCGACACTGACACTGATCGCCGCCGGCCCGGCCATGGCCAAGTCCGACATCTCGCTGTCGGCCCACTCGGCCAAGGTCCGCGTCGGCCAGACCACCCGGCTCTCCACCACCGCCGGCGACGACGGCGCCCAGTACCAGCGCCTGTGCGTCGAACGCCAGAACGGCCGCACCTGGCAGGTGCTGCGCTGTGTCAACGGCGGCCAGGACGGCGTCTCCCTGAGCCTGTCGGTGAAGATCACGCACTCCGGCCGCACCACCTTCCGCGCGCAGCTGTTCAGCACCGACGCGCACCACGGCCACCTGAAGCTCGACCGGACGTCTGCGGTCGTCGCGGTGACAGGGCGCTGATACTGCGGGGGACACAGTTCGGTCATACCAACCGCACCTCACCCGACACCGGCGCTCACCGCCGCACTCTCGCCGAATTTGTCGAGATTTCGCGCCTATTCTCATTCCTCAACGTCGCCGTGTAAGGAACCAGACTTTCCTCTATTTTAGGGGTATCCCTAATTGATCGACGGTCCTCGTGGCCGCTGCCGCGCATGACCGCACTCCCACCGGAGGCGACATGGCCGACGGCGAACTCGCTCCGGCGGCGTTCCCCGAGATCGGTGAGCGTGAGATGGCGCTCTACCGGCTGTTCCTCCGCAAGGGTCGGCTGACCGTCGACGAGGCGGTGTGCGAGCTCGGCTTGGCCGGCGAGGACGCGACGCGGTCGGTCGAGGTCCTGATCGATCTGCATCTGCTGCGCGCCGAGCCCGAGCCGGTCGGGGCCGACACCGCCCCGGCCTACCTGCCGGTCCCGCCTTCGATCGCCGCGGCGTATCGGGTCGCGCCGGTCGAGGCGGATCTGCGGCGGCGGTTGGCCGACGCGGAGCGGGCTCGGGCGCAGCTGCTGATCCTGGACGAGGTGTACGCCGCGGGGCGGCCCTCGGCCGGATCGCACCGGCTGGACGAGATCCTCGACCTGGCCACCGTTCTGGACCTGATCGAGCGGCTCGCCGTCGGCTGCCGGACCGAGGTGATGACCGTGCAGCCCGGCGGGCCGCGGGAGCCGGATCAGCTGGAGCAGGCGATCACCCGCGATCTGGCGATGATCGGGCGCGGCGTCCGGATGCGCACGCTGTACCAGCACACCGCGCGCCTGCACCAGCCGACGCAGGAGTACGTCGCGCGCATCACCGCCGCCGGCGCCGAGGTCCGGACCCGTACCGACCTGTCCGGCCGGATGCTGGTCTTCGACCGCGAGGTCGCGATCCTGCCGCACCGGCTCAGCCTGGACGGCGCCATCGTGGTCCGCGAGCCGTCGATGGTGTTCTACTTCTGCGGCCTGTTCGACCAGTCCTGGTCGTTCGCCGACACCTTCGTCCCGCTGCGCCAGTGGGACAGCGCGCTCGACGACGTCAAACAGGCCGTCGTCCGATTACTCGCCGAGGGCATGAAGGACGAGATGATCGCCCGGCGCCTCGGCATGTCGCTGCGCACCTGCCGCAAGCACATCGCCGAGCTGCTGGAAGGGCTCGGCGCCGCCAGCCGCTTCCAGGCGGGCTACCTGGCCCGGGCGCGGCCCGATCTGGCCGGCCCGCAGCAGCCGGACCAGGGCGCGCAGCAGGCCGGCCCCTGGTTCGAGGCCATGCCGCCGAATCCCTTGCGGCAGCAGGGGAACTGAGTCAGACAGAACCCTGATGAGGACTCTCGGCGGACGGCCGGGGCCGGACCACCACCGGCAGCGCGCTCAGCCGCCGATGCTGGAACCCGCCGCTCCACCGCAGCCGCTCCGCCGGCACCGCGAGCCGCAGCTCCGGCCACCGTCGCGCGAGCGCACCGAGCGCCGCCGCCAGCGTCATCCTGGCCAGCGCCGAGCCGAGGCAGTAGTGCGGTCCTAGGCCGAAACTCAGCTGCCGGTGCCGGGTCGTGCGGTCCAGTCGCAGCTGCTCCGGCTGGACATGCGCACGGTGGTCGTGGTTCGCCGCCGCCACGGAAAGCAGCACACTGCTGCCCGCCGGGATGACCGTCTCGCCGATCCGCACGTCGCTGAGCGTGTGCCGGGTCGTCGCGAACGGACCCGGCGTGTCCATCCGCAGCAGCTCGTCCACGGCGCTCGGGATCGATCCGACATCGGCGGCCAGCAGGGCCAGTCCGCCAGGCTCCGCGGTCAGCGCTAGGACCGCCATCGCCAGCATCTGCACCGTGCTGTCGTATCCGGCCAACAGGAGCATGGCGATCAGATCGAGGAGTTCTTCGCGGCTCACCGCAGCGGCATCAGGCGCTTCGTTCCCCGCCATCCATGCCCTGATGATCTCCCCGAACACACCAGGCGACGATGTGCCGAGATCGACCTGCCGCCGTACATACGAGTCCAAAACCGTGACGGCGGCCTCGCGATCGGCTACTCCATACCCCTGCGAGTCGGCCAGCACGTCGAGCGCCACCCACAGCTCCGGCCGGTCCGCCGCCGCGATCCCCAACACCTCGCACATCACTCCGAACGCGAACGGCCGCGCGAACTCCGCAACCAGCTCCACGCTGTCGGGACGGCCGAGCCTGTCCAGGACCTGCTCCGCCAAGGACTCCACGGGCTCCTGCCAAGGCCCGAGCCGTGCCGCCGACAACGCCGGAGCCGCCAACCGCCGTATCCGCGTGTGATCCGGCGGATCGTAGTTGACCAGCGTCATGTCCAGCGCCCGATGCGGACGGCCGTGGTCGACCGGCTCCCGCGCCAGCGACAGCTGCGGGTTCAGCAGCGCGGCCCGGACGTCGGCCTCGCGGGTCACCACCCACACCTCCCGCCCCGCCGGTGACGTCGTACGCGCCACCGGACACGATTCACGAAGCTGTTCCAGCGTGGGATTCGGATCGGCGACGAAGCGCCCGCCGAGCGGTGAGGAAGTCATCAGAACCAACCCTCAGGAATGACCGTCGGTTGCGAGCAGCAGATCACGCACCGCGTCGATCAACACCAGCCCCGCCGCCCGGCCCGCCTCGTCGAGCCCCTCGACGGCGCGCACGCCGGCCCGCACCCCGGCCGCCGCCGGACGTCCGTTCCCCTGCCGCTGCGTCACCAGCCGCAGCGCGCCGGTCGACTGCCGCGCGAACAGCGCGAGCAGGTCGAGCTCGGCCAGGTCCGAGCGCGTCTGCGGGGCCGGGTCCAGCACCTCCAGGACGCCGAGCACGCCGGTGGCGTCCAGCAGTGGCGCCGCCATCAGCGCGTTGGGGACGTACTCGGTGGACTCGGCCAGATCGCGCGCGAAACCCTGGTCCTGGCTCAGATCGTCGACGATCATCGGCTCGCCGGACCCGGCCACCCAGCCGGCGATCCCGCGGCCGGCCGGGAACCTGCGGCCGACCAGGAAGTTCTCGCCCTGCCCGGAGACCGCCTGGAAGACCAGCTCCCCGGCGGCCTCGTCGAGCAGGAAGATGGAGCTCGCGGCGGCGCCGAAGATCGCGCGGGCGGTGTCCACGATGGACTGGAGCAGTTCCCGCGCCAGCGGGTCGGCCTCGGCCGCACTGCCGGTTGGCCCGGAGCGGTCCGCGACGGAGTTGTCCGGCTGATTCATGCTGCACCTCTGGATGTGACGTTTACGTTGGCTGCCGTCAGATAGAGCACGCTCTTGAGCTGGAACAGGGTCAGGTCCGGATGCTTGGCCAGGATCCGCGCGCACGCCCCGGCCACGAACGGGGTGGCGAAGCTGTTGCCGGTGGTGCGGATCGTCTTGCCGCCGAGCCAGGCCACGGAGACGTTCTGGCCGGCGGCGAAGAACTCCACCGGCGGTTCGGGGTTGTACAGGTGCAGATCCTGGTCGGACTCCTGGTGGCTGCCGACCGAGAACACCGAGGAGAACCGCCACGGGAAGCTCTCCACCGGCGTGTTGTGCGCGGAGGCCACCAGCGCGGTGCCGCCGAAGTACGCCTCGTCGGCGAGCTCGTGCAGCGCCTCGGCGAACCGCGCTCGCGTGGTCGACAGGCTCAGGTTGACCACGTCGAACCGCTGCCGCACGGCCCACCGCAGGCCGGCCAGCAGCACGTCGCCGGTCCCGGAGAAGCGCTCTCCCAGAACCCTGACACTGTGCAGCTCGCAGTCCGGGGCCAGCCGCCGCACGATGCTGGCGCAGGCCGTGCCGTGGCCGCAGGTGTCGCCGGTCTCGGTCGGCTCGACCCGGAACTCCCCGCCGTCGCCGACCACCACCCAGGAGCCGTCCACCGGCCCGACGCCCGGATGGTCCCGCTCGACGCCGCTGTCCACGACGCACACCCGCACCCCGCGCCCGGTCGAACCGCCCCAAGCCCAGTCCGGCGTGACCTCGATCCCGTCCGCGGTCAGGGCGATGTCGTCCGGCGCGCGCCCACGCAGGCTCCAGGTCAAGCGCGCCGGATCGGTGTGGCTGCGCGGCGACGCGATGGTGTCGGTGGTCATGTGGTCGGCCTTCCTGCGCGAACTTCGACGTCGATCGGGCTGTGGTCGGCGAGGTCCAGCAGCTGCTCCGCGCAGCGCGTCCCCGGCCGATGCCCCTTGGCGGCGAACTGGTCCCGCGCCGAGCACGCGGCTTCCAGCGCCTCCGACGCCCGATCCGAAGCCTGCGCGCAGCGGGCCAGGTCGAGCGCCGCGGTGGCCTGAAGCACCGGCGAATCGGCGGCGCGGGCATCGAGGACCGCACGCCGAGCCAGATCCAGCGCGTGGCCCGGATCCGTGTCCATCACCACCCGCGCCAACAGCCCTCGAAGATCGACGGCGTCCTCCAGCGGCAGCGAGTCGACGGCTTCGACCGGCTCGGAATCCCGTTTCAACAGCAGGGCTTTCGCGTCCTCGACGCGTCCGGCGTCCAGCAGCACACGAGCCCGGGCCCGCCGCAGCTGAGCCGCCGCCTGGCTCCCGCCGAGCCGGTCGGCGGCCGACTCGGCCTGCCGGAGCAGCATGTCAGCCTCCTGCGGACGCCCGGCCAGCGACGCGACGGTTGCCCGGAAGAAGGGCAGGAAGACGGACGTCTCCGCGTACCCGGCGGCCCGCGCGAACTCGTCGGCGGCGTCCAGACAGGCCAAGGCCGCGTCGGGCCGGTCGTCGAAGGCGAGCAGCACCGCCAGCGGGCAGTTGAGCGTGATCTGCACGATGCGCCGCACGCCGTGCCGCGCCAGCAGTCCCCGGCACCGCGCCACGGCCTCGGCGACCGGCGTCGGCCCGGCCGACAGCGAGACCCCGAGCGCGCCGAGGACGGCCGCGCGTTCGGGCTCCGCGCCGGC
This window encodes:
- a CDS encoding NAD(P)-dependent oxidoreductase; translated protein: MARIIVIGGTGYAGSAIVAEAAARGHEVTALSRSLPDAPTPDVTYIQGDVRDEVTLSPAIEGADVVVAALAPRGPLAGAFRDVNRAIGRLAEAAGAQLFVVGGYSSLRPAPGAERFVSDLSDIPAALRDEILAGAALILEDLPATPPTLDWVFVSPALRFGAHAPGERLDRYRLGDDVAVQPEDGGAISAADYALGFVDLIDKGEHHRTQVNLGH
- a CDS encoding DUF3500 domain-containing protein, encoding MSDHIHRGFRPRNLDLPILDGTLHADLLPPAVAQEVSAALRNHRDPYVGVTTDGTPIGGLYHLEDTGLSHRKVLDAASAYLETLEQHQLLSARLPMDSPEWRLWTNAFPVWTHQGLRLDRVEPRQRDAALALVEASLSPDGYAAVRNAMKLNGALGELVQRYSDSLGEYTYHFTLFGEPSADTPWGWQLAGHHVDLHCVFVGSQLVLAPVFLGAEPTRAGDHGPYAGVSAFERETDGGLAMRRSLTGAQEERFLLGDSLRTADLPPELAGPNGRHVSGAGQDNLVLKPEGISGKELTRDQRRQLLELADVYINRLPEGHAEHKRRRFLDHLDDTTFAWRGGHDDTSAFYYRVHSPVLLIEYDNHAGIFLDNDEAERFHVHTITREPNGNDYGKDLLAQHYARFHG
- a CDS encoding BTAD domain-containing putative transcriptional regulator, with the protein product MERLTDPPAVVFRILGDLAVEIGGHEADPGPHKQRLVLAMLLCRANSVVSTDLLTDAVWGDEPPRTAHKNLHVYVSSLRNLLRPAGGPERIVHRSGGYVLRVGAEELDVLRFKEFVRAARMSATVPNGSEHAARLLGEALDLWRGPMLADLADSPAIRAEADAWALRRVSACEDWAEACVALGRAAGVADRIAELVREHPMRERLRAVHMTALHRSGRRTEALACYDEYRRHLAAELGLDVGPVVTSLYRSLLADGAARSGDPVPKPRRERPDQRLLLPPDLHDFTGRARHTAELMETVGVHRRSVHVCGPLGVGKTTLAVRTAHRLAADFPDGCVLIRMRRSDGSARPVNALLADLCRVTGTTIPQVDDEDDAIALWQAEILGRSLLLVLDDAADAPTLQSLLPGPGGSVALVTTRRELPGIGSLQRMELGAFTPTEALDLLARHITGQRVAQERGAAERIVTAVGLLPLTVRLVGGKLAALRHLSLSAYASRLESSECLLDELAVGENTVRPRLAAWWQDLVPHTRAGLQALSRLPGPVFTLAEAAAALGLPPDEAGRALEPLLEQRELDSPLAEVTAHAVLYELPLLSRLYARTQPLYGDERLMGDCRESDRHRT
- a CDS encoding LuxR C-terminal-related transcriptional regulator — translated: MADGELAPAAFPEIGEREMALYRLFLRKGRLTVDEAVCELGLAGEDATRSVEVLIDLHLLRAEPEPVGADTAPAYLPVPPSIAAAYRVAPVEADLRRRLADAERARAQLLILDEVYAAGRPSAGSHRLDEILDLATVLDLIERLAVGCRTEVMTVQPGGPREPDQLEQAITRDLAMIGRGVRMRTLYQHTARLHQPTQEYVARITAAGAEVRTRTDLSGRMLVFDREVAILPHRLSLDGAIVVREPSMVFYFCGLFDQSWSFADTFVPLRQWDSALDDVKQAVVRLLAEGMKDEMIARRLGMSLRTCRKHIAELLEGLGAASRFQAGYLARARPDLAGPQQPDQGAQQAGPWFEAMPPNPLRQQGN
- a CDS encoding cytochrome P450 — protein: MTSSPLGGRFVADPNPTLEQLRESCPVARTTSPAGREVWVVTREADVRAALLNPQLSLAREPVDHGRPHRALDMTLVNYDPPDHTRIRRLAAPALSAARLGPWQEPVESLAEQVLDRLGRPDSVELVAEFARPFAFGVMCEVLGIAAADRPELWVALDVLADSQGYGVADREAAVTVLDSYVRRQVDLGTSSPGVFGEIIRAWMAGNEAPDAAAVSREELLDLIAMLLLAGYDSTVQMLAMAVLALTAEPGGLALLAADVGSIPSAVDELLRMDTPGPFATTRHTLSDVRIGETVIPAGSSVLLSVAAANHDHRAHVQPEQLRLDRTTRHRQLSFGLGPHYCLGSALARMTLAAALGALARRWPELRLAVPAERLRWSGGFQHRRLSALPVVVRPRPSAESPHQGSV
- a CDS encoding GAF domain-containing protein encodes the protein MNQPDNSVADRSGPTGSAAEADPLARELLQSIVDTARAIFGAAASSIFLLDEAAGELVFQAVSGQGENFLVGRRFPAGRGIAGWVAGSGEPMIVDDLSQDQGFARDLAESTEYVPNALMAAPLLDATGVLGVLEVLDPAPQTRSDLAELDLLALFARQSTGALRLVTQRQGNGRPAAAGVRAGVRAVEGLDEAGRAAGLVLIDAVRDLLLATDGHS
- a CDS encoding S8 family serine peptidase, with the translated sequence MTTDTIASPRSHTDPARLTWSLRGRAPDDIALTADGIEVTPDWAWGGSTGRGVRVCVVDSGVERDHPGVGPVDGSWVVVGDGGEFRVEPTETGDTCGHGTACASIVRRLAPDCELHSVRVLGERFSGTGDVLLAGLRWAVRQRFDVVNLSLSTTRARFAEALHELADEAYFGGTALVASAHNTPVESFPWRFSSVFSVGSHQESDQDLHLYNPEPPVEFFAAGQNVSVAWLGGKTIRTTGNSFATPFVAGACARILAKHPDLTLFQLKSVLYLTAANVNVTSRGAA